Proteins encoded together in one Triticum dicoccoides isolate Atlit2015 ecotype Zavitan chromosome 7B, WEW_v2.0, whole genome shotgun sequence window:
- the LOC119339237 gene encoding probable periplasmic serine endoprotease DegP-like → MDRQPRAQDGEMEGRRKRHLVDHEMNPRGKKRMSTDDDPRAGGASSSNAMSSDALAEKVHAEGEMTDESAASATLARSPPSSPSAALSEESSTYSLPQEMVDRLKQIMANHEADEQLQIQRDAELSKLTVESDFCDIDDGSSRSCKARKVAVLASRSVVGLSSFSDEKRIRVCSGFVISSDACTDTYKILTSATLIRSLNTNNILIPDVKIKVCLPNGDISDGVISMVDFHYNIAVVKVKSDQKLPEAVLISEVIKRGAVLAIGRFYDHGRVMCAQGKIRKQASTFDCSELLVSSCQTTMAGVGGPLVNYSGDVVGINFYGENHTPFLSTGVIVRCLEHWRKYGKIIRPWFGIMYKPIDMLPLRVLEKCAYIGKGLYISDVAEGSPADVAGVCVGDVLVEYAGEVICSAPKFGAMLMDMCEETLEADTLRSNVIIEVILRNQGDGSIARKTLHADALSEFNYYRWCIIFSVLWS, encoded by the exons ATGGACCGCCAGCCCCGTGCCCAGGACGGGGAGATGGAGGGCCGACGGAAGCGCCACCTCGTCGACCACGAGATGAATCCGCGGGGGAAGAAGAGGATGAGCACCGACGACGATCCGCGTGCCGGCGGAGCGTCCAGCTCAAACGCGATGAGTTCAGATGCGTTGGCTGAGAAGGTTCACGCGGAGGGCGAGATGACCGACGAAAGCGCCGCGTCTGCTACACTGGCGCGGTCTCCACCGTCCTCACCCAGCGCTGCCCTATCCGAGGAGTCGTCCACCTACTCCCTGCCCCAGGAGATGGTAGACAGATTGAAGCAAATCATGGCCAATCATGAGGCGGACGAGCAGTTGCAAA TTCAAAGAGACGCCGAGCTGTCCAAACTTACGGTGGAGAGCGATTTTTGCGACATTGATGACGGCAGTTCCCGGAGTTGTAAAGCTCGGAAGGTGGCTGTGCTAGCTTCACGGTCTGTTGTTGGTCTCTCTTCATTTTCAG ATGAAAAGAGGATAAGAGTTTGCTCAGGATTCGTGATATCATCCGATGCTTGTACAGATACCTACAAAATCTTAACTTCGGCAACACTAATAAGGTCTCTTAACACGAATAACATTTTGATCCCAGATGTAAAG ATCAAGGTGTGTTTACCAAATGGGGATATCTCTGATGGCGTCATATCCATGGTAGATTTTCACTATAACATAGCAGTTGTTAAAGTGAAATCTGACCAGAAACTTCCAGAGGCAGTTCTGATTAGTGAAGTTATCAAAAGAGGAGCCGTGTTAGCGATTGGACGTTTCTATGATCATGGTAGAGTGATGTGCGCACAAGGTAAAATCAGAAAACAAGCAAGTACATTCGATTGCTCAGAGCTTCTAGTATCAAGCTGCCAGACGACCATG GCGGGTGTTGGTGGTCCCCTTGTAAATTACAGTGGTGATGTTGTGGGTATCAATTTCTACGGAGAAAACCACACGCCCTTTCTTTCAACGGGAGTTATTGTAAGATGCTTGGAACATTGGAGAAAATATGG AAAAATAATTCGACCTTGGTTTGGAATCATGTACAAGCCTATTGATATGTTGCCACTTCGTGTTTTGGAGAAATGTGCATATATTGGCAAGGGTTTGTATATTTCAGAT GTGGCCGAGGGATCACCTGCCGATGTAGCTGGGGTTTGTGTTGGTGATGTTTTGGTCGAATATGCTGGAGAAGTTATCTGTAGTGCTCCAAAG TTTGGTGCAATGTTGATGGATATGTGTGAGGAAACACTCGAGGCAGATACTTTAAGAAGCAACGTGATTATTGAG GTCATTTTAAGAAATCAAGGGGATGGCAGCATAGCGAGGAAGACGTTGCATGCTGATGCTTTAAGCGAGTTCAATTACTATAGGTGGTGTATCATTTTCTCTGTATTGTGGAGTTAA